A portion of the Vreelandella subglaciescola genome contains these proteins:
- a CDS encoding putative bifunctional diguanylate cyclase/phosphodiesterase has translation MKRAEHRRETRSLTARFTFLVVMLTVVSGLVFGGLLGFGNMRDEVHEQYQIANQRLDFIQEPARFALYHLDTETVRALLQSFQQDPAYRRIDLISDQGQKFGHVRHEPAEPAFLTPLIRRAFFSALPAKRDERLFYTSPFNTRKGVYVGRLQADFDLDHMINKATAALFNTFWLTCIQALVLGILVAAVFYASVGRPLQAITQTIRRHARRGQPFATLDLDVSGFELQQLVRHYNEHASRGERYLNELTEANRVLDEQTRLDPLTQDYNRRELVQRLATALAGLESSSGQLALVIWDIDGFSRVNDRYGQDIGDAALKEVSARLRHAFNDGAPLYRLQADIFAMCFRSRDMENLAARLSGTLRVETTLEAEKSCSSIELTLSAGMALAPEHAATPESLLHAAHIGLANAKHAGQQCLRTYSPEAGDRQKRKVAALLLLKERLADGNFALAYQPKVCLKDGSLKGCEALFRLNRGELSAPYELLQEAEATGLIIPLGLEIICRALTDFAPLLPALDDDFRLGINISPQQLVEPDFSQRLEQLLQHHHFPAGRLDLEITEATQLINNHAFKDNHRRLRDLGISFSLDDFGTGYASIEYLLFIGFDFLKIDRQFVKDLPEDANSLRVCRAVLTLARELGCRTVIEGIETPAQEALMQQHEATLGQGYLYAKPMDIDAFIRYLKSPSTRAT, from the coding sequence ATGAAGCGCGCTGAACATCGGCGGGAGACCCGCTCGCTTACCGCGCGCTTCACCTTTTTGGTGGTTATGCTCACGGTCGTCAGCGGCCTGGTGTTTGGCGGCCTGCTGGGCTTTGGCAACATGCGCGACGAAGTCCACGAACAGTATCAGATCGCCAATCAGCGTCTTGATTTCATTCAGGAGCCGGCCCGCTTCGCGCTGTATCACCTTGATACGGAAACGGTTCGTGCCCTGCTGCAAAGCTTTCAGCAGGATCCGGCCTACCGCCGTATTGACCTGATCAGCGATCAGGGACAAAAATTCGGCCACGTCAGGCACGAGCCGGCCGAACCGGCGTTTCTGACGCCGTTGATCAGGCGCGCCTTTTTTAGCGCCCTGCCGGCCAAGCGCGACGAGCGCCTGTTTTACACCTCGCCGTTTAACACCCGGAAAGGGGTCTACGTCGGCCGCCTGCAGGCCGACTTTGATCTCGATCACATGATCAACAAGGCCACCGCGGCGCTATTCAATACCTTCTGGCTAACCTGCATTCAGGCGCTGGTGCTGGGCATTCTCGTCGCCGCAGTGTTTTACGCCTCGGTGGGGCGCCCATTGCAAGCCATTACCCAGACCATTCGCCGGCACGCGCGGCGCGGGCAGCCGTTCGCCACCCTTGATCTCGACGTCTCCGGGTTCGAGCTCCAGCAGCTCGTGCGTCACTACAACGAGCACGCCAGCCGTGGCGAGCGCTATTTGAACGAGCTGACCGAGGCCAACCGCGTGCTGGACGAGCAAACCCGGCTCGATCCGCTGACCCAGGACTACAACCGCCGCGAACTGGTTCAGCGCCTCGCCACGGCATTGGCCGGGCTGGAATCGAGTAGCGGCCAGCTGGCGTTGGTCATCTGGGATATCGACGGCTTTTCCCGCGTCAACGACCGCTACGGCCAGGACATTGGCGATGCCGCCTTGAAAGAAGTCTCCGCCCGCCTGCGCCATGCGTTCAATGACGGCGCGCCGCTGTATCGCCTGCAGGCCGACATCTTCGCCATGTGTTTTCGCAGCCGCGATATGGAGAACCTGGCAGCGCGGCTGTCGGGTACGCTGCGCGTCGAAACCACGCTTGAGGCCGAAAAAAGCTGCTCGTCCATCGAGCTGACGCTATCCGCCGGCATGGCGCTGGCACCTGAGCATGCCGCCACGCCGGAATCCCTGCTGCATGCTGCCCACATCGGCCTTGCCAATGCCAAGCACGCCGGGCAACAGTGCCTGCGCACCTATTCCCCCGAGGCCGGCGATCGGCAAAAACGCAAGGTTGCGGCGCTGCTGTTGCTGAAAGAACGCCTTGCCGACGGCAATTTTGCTCTCGCCTACCAGCCCAAGGTGTGCTTGAAGGATGGCTCGCTCAAAGGCTGCGAAGCGTTGTTCCGCCTGAACCGGGGCGAGCTCTCCGCCCCTTACGAGTTGCTGCAGGAAGCCGAAGCGACCGGGCTTATCATCCCCCTTGGGTTGGAAATCATCTGCCGGGCGCTGACCGACTTTGCCCCGCTGCTGCCCGCCCTTGACGATGATTTCCGGCTGGGCATCAATATCTCGCCGCAGCAGCTTGTCGAGCCCGACTTCAGCCAGCGGCTGGAACAACTGTTGCAGCACCATCACTTTCCCGCCGGCAGGTTGGACCTGGAAATCACCGAAGCCACCCAGCTCATCAATAATCACGCCTTCAAGGACAATCACCGCCGGCTACGCGATCTCGGCATCAGTTTCTCGCTGGACGATTTTGGCACCGGCTACGCCTCTATCGAATACCTGCTGTTTATCGGCTTTGACTTTCTCAAGATCGACCGCCAGTTCGTCAAGGACCTGCCGGAAGACGCCAACAGCCTGCGGGTTTGCCGCGCCGTGTTGACGCTGGCCCGCGAGCTTGGCTGCCGCACCGTGATTGAAGGCATTGAAACCCCCGCGCAGGAAGCGCTGATGCAACAGCACGAGGCCACGCTGGGGCAGGGCTATTTGTACGCCAAGCCGATGGATATTGACGCTTTTATCCGCTACCTCAAATCGCCATCAACGCGCGCAACATGA
- a CDS encoding substrate-binding periplasmic protein, with protein sequence MRRWLIAALLALTASQTFGSNTTQITFCHDNEDRPPRFYVRDGEWQGRDIDVLDRLFADSPWRYRLDAIPWRRCLQSTQSGKQHQAVLSATYSVARAKHYYFSNSYYSHTPAYLYMASADKKAPEITRPTDLYRYRVCGVAGFNYVGFNLSGKGIDRGAKDLSQLIDKLIAGRCDIALSRSEIIQGLREHGRIPSPAALELRAIPHASLERYYIMVSRNMPNAKQLLRFINHGIERLATPPRDAS encoded by the coding sequence ATGCGCCGTTGGCTTATCGCCGCCCTGCTCGCACTAACCGCGTCGCAGACGTTTGGCAGCAATACGACCCAGATCACCTTTTGTCATGATAACGAAGACCGGCCGCCACGTTTTTATGTGCGCGACGGTGAGTGGCAAGGCCGTGATATTGACGTGCTTGACCGCTTGTTTGCCGATAGCCCCTGGCGCTATCGGCTCGACGCCATCCCTTGGCGGCGCTGCCTGCAAAGTACCCAGTCAGGCAAGCAACATCAGGCCGTGTTAAGCGCAACTTACAGCGTCGCCCGAGCCAAACATTATTACTTCAGTAACAGCTACTATTCCCACACTCCGGCGTACCTCTATATGGCCAGCGCCGACAAGAAAGCCCCTGAAATCACGCGCCCCACAGACCTCTATCGTTATCGCGTGTGCGGCGTCGCCGGCTTCAACTACGTCGGGTTTAACCTTTCCGGCAAAGGCATAGACCGGGGCGCCAAAGATCTCTCACAGCTGATTGACAAACTGATTGCCGGACGCTGCGATATCGCCCTCTCCCGTTCCGAGATTATTCAGGGGCTTCGGGAACACGGTCGGATTCCCTCGCCGGCGGCGCTGGAACTGCGCGCGATTCCTCACGCCAGCCTTGAGCGCTACTACATCATGGTGTCGCGCAATATGCCCAATGCCAAACAGCTGCTGCGCTTTATCAACCACGGTATTGAACGGCTGGCCACGCCGCCACGGGACGCTTCATGA
- a CDS encoding glucose 1-dehydrogenase, with protein MSAANLLNLNHKVAIVTGGGNGIGRASSLMLADHGASVVIADLKMENARRVADEIEARGGHALAVTCNVTDDDDRRALIDKTLEAFGGLHILVNNAGGGGAGKESPDDIDVERFASVFELNVFSIWRLCQLCAPHMRAAGDGSIVNMSSMSSVNKSPAISAYASSKAAINHMTANLAHDYGPEIRVNAVGPGAVRTDALASVLTPDIEKAMLTHTPLERLGEPDDIAGAVLYFAAPISRWVSGQVLFVNGGGVQTLD; from the coding sequence ATGAGCGCTGCTAATCTGCTGAATTTGAACCACAAGGTTGCCATCGTCACCGGCGGCGGCAACGGTATCGGCCGCGCCAGCAGTTTGATGCTGGCCGACCACGGCGCCAGCGTCGTGATTGCCGACCTGAAGATGGAAAACGCCCGCCGCGTGGCCGATGAAATTGAAGCCCGGGGCGGCCACGCGCTGGCGGTTACCTGCAACGTCACCGACGATGACGACCGGCGCGCGCTGATCGACAAGACCCTCGAGGCCTTTGGCGGCCTCCATATTCTGGTCAATAACGCCGGCGGCGGCGGCGCGGGCAAAGAAAGCCCCGACGATATCGACGTTGAGCGCTTTGCCAGCGTGTTTGAGCTCAACGTGTTCAGCATCTGGCGGCTGTGCCAACTGTGCGCGCCACACATGCGCGCCGCGGGCGACGGCTCCATCGTCAACATGTCCTCCATGAGCTCGGTCAACAAGAGTCCGGCGATCAGCGCCTACGCCTCGTCCAAAGCGGCGATCAACCACATGACGGCGAATCTCGCCCACGACTACGGCCCCGAGATCCGCGTCAACGCGGTGGGCCCCGGCGCGGTGCGCACCGATGCGCTGGCTTCGGTTCTCACGCCGGATATCGAAAAGGCCATGCTCACGCATACCCCGCTTGAGCGGCTGGGCGAACCCGACGATATCGCCGGTGCGGTGCTCTACTTTGCCGCGCCCATTTCCCGCTGGGTCAGCGGGCAGGTGCTGTTCGTCAACGGCGGTGGCGTGCAAACGCTGGACTAA
- a CDS encoding META domain-containing protein: MTSMIKPLGYTLGLGLALTLAGCAASTGNSSPADDTATPDVTLANTYWKLTTLEQGTVAATQDNEREAHFVLHEEEHRVAGATGCNQLMGSYTMNGEQIAFKQVATTMMACPDSQGSERAFLNALNQASGWDIDGETLTLSGENNAPLAHFEAVHLY; this comes from the coding sequence ATGACATCAATGATCAAACCGCTGGGCTACACCCTGGGCCTTGGGCTTGCCCTTACCTTGGCCGGCTGCGCCGCTTCCACCGGCAATTCATCACCCGCCGACGATACCGCCACGCCGGATGTCACGCTTGCCAACACCTACTGGAAGCTCACAACGCTTGAACAGGGCACCGTGGCCGCCACACAGGACAACGAGCGCGAAGCGCATTTTGTCCTGCATGAAGAGGAACACCGCGTGGCCGGTGCCACCGGCTGCAACCAGCTGATGGGAAGCTACACCATGAACGGCGAGCAGATCGCTTTTAAACAAGTCGCCACCACCATGATGGCCTGCCCGGACAGCCAAGGGTCGGAGCGCGCGTTTCTCAATGCCCTCAATCAGGCCAGCGGCTGGGACATCGACGGCGAGACGCTGACGCTAAGCGGTGAGAACAACGCGCCGCTTGCCCACTTTGAGGCCGTGCACCTGTACTAG
- the thiC gene encoding phosphomethylpyrimidine synthase ThiC, with protein sequence MSKTSHFLAETAQVDAAAIEPLPGSRKVYVEGSRPDIRVPFREISLSPTTTSGINEENPPLLVYDTSGPYSDPDATNDLRQGLVELRRAWIDERADTEFLDGPTSDFGRRRASDPMLAQLRFDLSRTPRRAREGKNVTQLHYARQGIITPEMEFIAIRENQRRQALSAEYAGSEEVERILGHQHPGESFGANMAEDITPEFVRDEVAAGRAIIPCNINHPETEPMIIGRNFLVKINGNLGNSAVTSSIEEEVDKMTWGIRWGSDTVMDLSTGQNIHETREWIIRNAPVPIGTVPIYQALEKVKGVAEDLSWEVFRDTLIEQAEQGVDYFTIHAGVRLRYVPLTAKRVTGIVSRGGSIMAKWCLFHHQESFLYTHFEDICEICKRYDVAFSLGDGLRPGSIADANDEAQFAELETLGELTRIAWQHDVQVMIEGPGHVPMHLIKENMDKQLEECDEAPFYTLGPLTTDIAPGYDHITSGIGAAMIGWYGCAMLCYVTPKEHLGLPNKDDVKTGIITYKIAAHAADLAKGHPAAQRRDNALSKARFEFRWEDQFNLGFDPDTAREFHDETLPKDSAKVAHFCSMCGPKFCSMKISHEVREYAAANGLTGDQEAVMAGMEEQAKKFREEGAELYQEV encoded by the coding sequence ATGTCTAAAACGTCGCATTTTCTGGCCGAAACGGCCCAGGTGGACGCCGCCGCGATTGAGCCGCTGCCCGGCTCGCGCAAAGTCTACGTTGAGGGTTCGCGCCCGGATATTCGCGTGCCGTTCCGCGAGATTTCGCTGTCGCCGACCACCACCTCGGGGATCAACGAGGAAAACCCGCCGCTGCTGGTCTATGACACATCGGGCCCTTACTCCGACCCGGACGCCACCAACGATCTGCGCCAGGGGCTTGTTGAACTGCGCCGAGCCTGGATCGATGAGCGCGCCGACACCGAGTTTCTCGACGGCCCCACCTCCGATTTCGGCCGCCGCCGGGCGAGCGACCCGATGCTGGCGCAGCTGCGCTTTGACCTGAGCCGCACCCCGCGCCGCGCCCGAGAGGGCAAGAACGTCACCCAGCTGCATTACGCGCGCCAGGGCATCATCACGCCCGAGATGGAGTTTATCGCCATCCGCGAAAACCAGCGTCGTCAGGCGCTTTCCGCCGAATACGCGGGCAGCGAAGAGGTCGAGCGCATTCTGGGCCATCAGCATCCGGGCGAAAGCTTCGGCGCCAACATGGCCGAGGACATCACGCCCGAGTTCGTGCGCGACGAAGTCGCCGCCGGGCGAGCGATCATCCCGTGCAACATCAACCACCCGGAAACCGAGCCGATGATTATCGGGCGTAATTTTCTGGTCAAGATCAACGGCAATCTGGGCAACTCGGCGGTGACCTCGTCCATCGAGGAAGAAGTCGACAAAATGACCTGGGGGATCCGCTGGGGTTCCGACACCGTGATGGACTTGTCCACCGGGCAGAACATCCACGAAACCCGCGAGTGGATCATTCGTAATGCGCCGGTGCCCATCGGTACGGTGCCGATTTATCAGGCGCTTGAGAAGGTCAAAGGCGTTGCCGAAGACCTGAGCTGGGAGGTGTTCCGCGATACGCTGATCGAGCAGGCCGAGCAGGGCGTTGACTACTTCACCATCCACGCCGGTGTGCGCTTGCGCTACGTGCCGCTGACGGCCAAACGTGTCACCGGGATTGTCTCGCGCGGCGGCTCAATCATGGCCAAGTGGTGCCTGTTCCACCATCAGGAAAGCTTCCTCTATACCCACTTCGAGGATATCTGCGAGATCTGCAAGCGCTACGACGTGGCCTTCTCGCTGGGCGACGGCCTGCGCCCGGGGTCGATCGCCGACGCCAACGACGAAGCCCAGTTTGCCGAGCTTGAAACCCTGGGCGAACTGACGCGCATCGCCTGGCAGCACGACGTTCAGGTGATGATCGAAGGCCCCGGCCACGTGCCCATGCACCTGATCAAGGAGAATATGGATAAGCAGCTTGAAGAGTGTGACGAAGCGCCGTTCTACACGCTGGGGCCGCTGACTACCGACATTGCCCCGGGCTACGACCACATTACCTCGGGGATTGGGGCGGCGATGATCGGCTGGTACGGCTGCGCGATGCTGTGCTACGTGACGCCCAAGGAGCACCTCGGGCTGCCCAACAAGGACGACGTCAAAACCGGCATTATCACCTACAAGATCGCCGCCCACGCCGCCGACCTGGCCAAGGGCCATCCGGCCGCCCAGCGTCGTGATAACGCGCTGTCCAAGGCGCGCTTCGAGTTCCGCTGGGAAGACCAGTTCAACCTGGGCTTTGATCCGGATACCGCGCGCGAATTTCACGATGAAACCCTGCCCAAGGACTCGGCCAAGGTGGCGCACTTCTGCTCCATGTGCGGGCCAAAGTTCTGCTCGATGAAAATCAGCCATGAAGTGCGTGAGTACGCCGCGGCCAACGGCCTGACCGGCGATCAAGAGGCGGTAATGGCAGGCATGGAAGAACAGGCGAAGAAGTTTCGTGAAGAGGGCGCCGAGCTGTATCAGGAAGTCTAG
- a CDS encoding methyl-accepting chemotaxis protein produces MQFWDNLTMRMSWTLVLLAFLTLLLVLSGTGLYAVDQSRQSIEQLTQVNVNQQAALNRTNSTLQSARLDMAHLYEELIEQDTSFSTADRQQEAGGLSAQLGDAESAFQSFLDLPANPEHASLIAPIKTSFEALLTTHVQPQATALYQGNTSVYQGERDAAQRAYDGFYQDAIGFFHTIEEQGNTRLENFDTVIYYATAIIIAVFIIAIALSVLVYWGVGANLIRPIKRVIQHFEIMAKGDLSQHMANRGNNEIGQLLMALNHMQDSLLNTVTTVRTSGGEVYASASDIARGNQELSARTERQSASLTQTASSIEEMTSTMERSSDNASQAHRVAEEAAGKAEQGSQVVHSVVERMQEIRQSSQQITDIIALIDSIAFQTNILALNASVEAARAGEQGRGFAVVANEVRQLATRSATAATDIRKLIDTSVGQVEAGARQADLAGETMTEIIASVRHVTTLMDEIDVATREQRSGIQEINTAVNDMEQTTQQNAAMVQQASAAALQLQDEADRLNQVVARFTLPREAGESLPASHATQPAPALPAF; encoded by the coding sequence ATGCAATTTTGGGACAACCTGACCATGCGTATGAGCTGGACACTGGTTCTGCTCGCGTTTCTTACTCTGCTGTTGGTACTCAGCGGCACCGGCCTTTATGCCGTGGATCAAAGCCGGCAAAGCATCGAGCAGTTGACCCAAGTCAACGTCAACCAGCAGGCCGCGCTTAACCGTACCAACTCGACGCTGCAAAGCGCCCGTCTGGACATGGCGCACCTGTATGAAGAGCTGATTGAGCAGGATACATCGTTCAGCACAGCCGACAGGCAGCAAGAGGCAGGCGGACTCAGCGCGCAGCTGGGTGATGCCGAAAGCGCGTTCCAGAGCTTTCTCGACCTGCCAGCCAACCCTGAACATGCCTCGCTTATTGCGCCTATCAAAACCAGCTTTGAGGCCCTGCTGACCACCCATGTGCAGCCTCAGGCCACAGCGCTTTATCAGGGCAACACCTCTGTTTATCAAGGCGAACGTGACGCCGCGCAGCGTGCTTACGACGGCTTCTATCAGGATGCGATCGGCTTTTTTCACACCATCGAAGAGCAGGGCAATACGCGCCTGGAAAACTTTGACACGGTCATCTATTACGCCACCGCCATTATCATTGCCGTCTTTATTATCGCCATCGCTCTTTCAGTGCTGGTCTATTGGGGCGTGGGCGCCAACTTGATCCGTCCGATAAAGCGCGTTATTCAACACTTTGAAATCATGGCTAAAGGTGATTTATCTCAGCACATGGCCAACCGCGGCAACAACGAAATTGGCCAGCTGCTCATGGCGCTCAACCACATGCAGGACTCGCTGTTAAACACCGTTACCACGGTGCGCACCAGCGGCGGCGAAGTCTATGCCAGCGCCAGCGACATTGCCCGGGGCAATCAGGAGCTTTCGGCGCGCACCGAGCGCCAGTCGGCGTCCCTGACCCAGACCGCGTCAAGCATCGAGGAAATGACCTCGACCATGGAACGCAGCAGCGACAACGCCTCCCAGGCCCACCGCGTGGCCGAAGAAGCCGCCGGCAAAGCCGAACAGGGCAGCCAGGTGGTCCACAGCGTAGTCGAGCGGATGCAGGAAATTCGTCAAAGTTCTCAGCAAATCACCGATATCATCGCGCTGATTGATTCCATCGCCTTTCAAACCAATATCCTCGCGCTCAATGCCTCGGTTGAAGCGGCGCGCGCCGGCGAGCAGGGGCGCGGGTTTGCCGTTGTCGCCAATGAAGTCCGCCAGCTCGCTACCCGCAGCGCGACGGCCGCGACCGATATCCGCAAGCTGATTGATACCTCGGTCGGGCAGGTGGAAGCCGGCGCCCGGCAGGCCGACCTGGCCGGCGAGACCATGACCGAGATCATCGCCTCGGTCAGGCACGTCACCACGCTGATGGACGAAATCGACGTGGCCACCCGGGAGCAGCGTAGCGGCATTCAGGAAATCAACACCGCCGTCAACGATATGGAGCAAACCACCCAGCAAAACGCGGCCATGGTGCAGCAGGCAAGCGCGGCGGCGCTGCAACTGCAGGACGAAGCCGACCGCCTCAACCAGGTCGTGGCACGCTTTACCCTGCCCCGCGAGGCCGGCGAGTCTTTGCCAGCGTCACACGCAACTCAGCCCGCGCCTGCGCTGCCGGCGTTCTAG
- a CDS encoding uracil-xanthine permease family protein codes for MSEANASPELGKQAGTKSTSLFDFYSQPKFLKALPLSLQHLLAMIAGVITPPIIVAGVVGASPADKLLLIQMAVLASGICTIFHLYGVWKFGARLPAIFGVGFAYVPTLIAVGGQYGIEGILGAQLIGGITMMVVGYFIQYIRHLFPPVVAGTVVLVIGLSLYDVAIKYMAGSGNPTADGFGDLMNWAVGGITLLTVLIAAQFGKGVIKLSAIIVGIVVGYVIALALGMVNFDSIGEAAWFAAPKAMPFQMEFHAAAIASMVVICVINSVQTIGDLSATCVGGMNRELKTKELTGGLLGNGLTTTLSSFFGALPTSTFSQNVGIVALTKVISRFVLVIAGAFMILAGLSPKFGAVMTTIPFPVLGGATITVFGMITMTGIQLLVKDEMSARNMTIVGLALALSLGIAAVPEAIAQFPEVVRNIIGGAPIVIAAIVAFVLNIALPNKSLSDEAKEREAIAKADEEANKAAAAQNKQTNGAS; via the coding sequence ATGAGTGAAGCCAACGCGTCCCCAGAGCTGGGAAAGCAGGCGGGGACGAAAAGCACCTCCCTGTTTGACTTCTATAGTCAGCCCAAATTTCTGAAAGCACTGCCGCTGTCGCTACAGCACCTGCTCGCCATGATTGCTGGCGTCATCACGCCGCCCATCATTGTGGCAGGCGTTGTCGGCGCCTCGCCGGCAGATAAACTGCTGCTGATCCAGATGGCAGTACTCGCTTCCGGTATATGTACTATCTTCCACCTTTACGGCGTCTGGAAGTTTGGCGCCCGGTTGCCGGCCATCTTCGGCGTGGGCTTCGCTTACGTACCGACGCTGATCGCGGTAGGCGGCCAGTACGGCATCGAGGGTATCCTCGGCGCCCAGCTGATCGGCGGTATCACGATGATGGTCGTGGGCTACTTCATTCAGTACATCCGTCACCTGTTCCCACCGGTCGTGGCCGGCACCGTGGTACTGGTTATCGGTTTGTCGCTTTACGACGTGGCGATTAAGTACATGGCCGGCAGCGGCAACCCGACCGCCGACGGGTTCGGCGATCTTATGAACTGGGCGGTAGGCGGCATTACCCTGCTGACGGTATTGATCGCCGCACAGTTCGGTAAAGGCGTGATCAAGCTCTCGGCCATCATTGTGGGCATTGTGGTCGGCTATGTGATCGCACTTGCACTGGGTATGGTCAACTTCGACAGCATTGGCGAGGCCGCCTGGTTCGCGGCACCGAAAGCCATGCCTTTCCAGATGGAGTTTCACGCCGCAGCGATCGCCTCGATGGTGGTAATATGCGTGATCAACTCGGTACAAACGATTGGTGACCTGTCCGCCACATGTGTGGGCGGCATGAACCGCGAGCTGAAAACCAAAGAGTTGACCGGTGGCCTGCTGGGTAACGGTTTGACCACGACCCTCAGTTCGTTCTTCGGCGCACTACCGACCTCTACGTTCAGCCAGAACGTGGGCATCGTCGCCCTGACCAAGGTTATCAGCCGCTTCGTGCTGGTGATCGCAGGTGCCTTCATGATCCTTGCCGGCCTGAGCCCGAAGTTTGGTGCCGTCATGACCACCATCCCGTTCCCCGTGCTCGGTGGTGCCACCATTACCGTCTTCGGCATGATCACCATGACCGGTATTCAGCTGCTGGTGAAGGACGAGATGTCCGCACGCAACATGACCATCGTAGGTCTGGCACTGGCGCTGAGCCTGGGCATTGCGGCTGTACCCGAAGCCATCGCGCAGTTCCCCGAAGTTGTGCGGAACATCATTGGCGGCGCGCCGATTGTTATCGCCGCTATCGTCGCCTTTGTGCTTAACATTGCGCTGCCCAACAAGTCGCTTTCCGATGAGGCCAAAGAGCGTGAGGCGATTGCCAAAGCGGATGAAGAAGCCAACAAGGCAGCCGCTGCGCAAAACAAGCAGACGAACGGCGCAAGCTGA
- a CDS encoding GntR family transcriptional regulator has protein sequence MEKPHDQEEARLSAGRPKRVGKNGDGAERHETIYQIISDAIIEHQLRPGARLREDALTEVFNISRTGVRKILQRLALEQLVTLTPRRGASVTRPTANEARDVFAARQLVECGLMPKVAQRITADDVRELKQMASEEREALSVGERSRAIKLSAAFHERLAELSGNATIADFVRQLCSRSSLILAVYGSTGHLGCETHDHDDLVDCLERGEGTNAKAFMQRHLKEIEASLSIVEEEASAPDLHQIFGLDD, from the coding sequence ATGGAAAAGCCGCACGATCAGGAGGAAGCGCGACTCAGCGCCGGGCGCCCCAAGCGCGTGGGCAAGAATGGTGACGGCGCCGAGCGCCACGAAACCATCTATCAAATCATCAGCGATGCCATTATCGAGCACCAGCTGCGCCCGGGCGCGCGATTGCGCGAAGACGCGCTGACTGAAGTGTTCAATATCAGCCGCACCGGCGTACGCAAAATTTTGCAGCGTTTGGCGCTGGAGCAGTTGGTGACGCTTACGCCGCGGCGAGGGGCAAGCGTGACCCGGCCAACGGCGAACGAAGCTCGGGACGTGTTCGCCGCGCGCCAGCTGGTCGAATGCGGTCTTATGCCGAAGGTAGCCCAACGCATTACCGCTGATGACGTGCGTGAGCTTAAGCAGATGGCAAGCGAAGAGCGCGAGGCGCTGAGCGTAGGCGAGCGGAGCCGGGCGATCAAACTGTCCGCCGCGTTTCATGAGCGCCTGGCGGAGCTTTCCGGCAATGCGACCATTGCCGACTTTGTGCGCCAGTTGTGTTCGCGTTCGTCGCTGATACTGGCCGTTTACGGCAGTACCGGACATTTGGGCTGCGAAACCCACGACCACGATGATTTGGTGGATTGTCTGGAGCGTGGCGAGGGGACTAACGCCAAGGCTTTCATGCAACGCCATTTAAAGGAAATCGAAGCGTCGCTTTCAATTGTGGAAGAAGAGGCGAGCGCGCCTGATTTACACCAGATATTTGGCCTGGACGACTGA
- a CDS encoding aspartate/glutamate racemase family protein encodes MKYVTLVNANTNAGMTEHMAQLARARLGDTARVSALTAASGAAYIGSPRTCAIAAEAAAGLVEQCLAPQQDGAPRQMPDAFLLGCFGDPGLAAVRDISPVPVVSMLEASLLTALQLGERFSIITPGQRWPRMIDDTLTQLGVARHCLGIDAIMLDGLHLPDQQAQTVPTLQRLVDAQAARYAPSVIIIGGAALAGLHDAVVAPPGVRLLNAFDAALGQVAGMLTLPGGGQG; translated from the coding sequence ATGAAATACGTGACGCTGGTTAACGCCAACACTAATGCCGGCATGACCGAGCATATGGCGCAATTAGCCCGTGCCCGACTCGGCGATACAGCGCGGGTTTCTGCGCTGACGGCGGCGAGCGGTGCCGCCTATATCGGCTCGCCGCGCACCTGTGCGATCGCCGCCGAGGCCGCCGCCGGGTTGGTCGAGCAATGCCTGGCGCCGCAACAGGACGGAGCGCCACGCCAGATGCCGGATGCATTTTTGCTCGGGTGCTTTGGCGACCCGGGGCTGGCCGCGGTGCGTGATATCAGTCCGGTGCCGGTGGTGAGTATGCTCGAGGCCTCGCTGCTGACGGCGCTACAGCTGGGCGAGCGGTTTTCCATCATCACGCCAGGGCAGCGCTGGCCGCGAATGATAGACGACACGCTTACGCAGCTGGGAGTGGCGCGTCACTGCCTGGGGATCGACGCCATTATGCTTGATGGTTTGCATCTGCCCGATCAGCAGGCGCAAACCGTGCCCACGCTGCAGCGGCTGGTAGACGCCCAGGCAGCCCGCTATGCGCCGTCGGTGATTATTATTGGTGGTGCTGCGTTGGCCGGGCTTCACGATGCCGTGGTGGCGCCGCCCGGTGTGCGCCTGTTGAACGCGTTCGACGCTGCGCTAGGCCAGGTGGCAGGAATGCTGACCTTGCCTGGCGGTGGCCAGGGTTAA